In Clostridium thermosuccinogenes, the genomic stretch ATTCCAGAATAATAGCAGTATTAAGACTTACATCCGTGCTTACAATGAAAGCTGGTTTATCTGACAGGTCAGCTTTGCTCCAACACATTAGAATAACGGCGTTTTCAAGGTCATTGATTTTTCCTTCATACCTGTATACGTAATACTTATTGTCCCCTGCTGTAACCGGGCAGGTTTCATTCTTACGTATATGGGTGGAGAATCCTTTTACACTTGTTTTAATGCCAAAAGGATAAATCACTCGGTTGGATTTTACTCTTCCTATAGTGTGATATCCTCTTTTAAGTCCATGGAGCATTAACTTTCCTGATGTGTACCAAGCATCTACAAGTAAGTACGTTGTCTCTGTAGCTGGTGTAAATTCATCAACCAATTGCATAGCAAGTTCATGTTTATTTTTAAAATGCCTTTTAGCTTTTTTGCCGAAGAACTGCTTTCTAAGATAGAGCTTGAAGTTAAGCGGTAGCGAGTACTCAGATACTTTGTAATGGGAACTGACAATACAATGAGACCACATGGTTTTTCCATCACTGTGGGAATGATGATAATCAAGGCCTTCAATCTTTTTTGTAGAATTGTCTTTTTTACTCAAAGAGTCATCTACAATGAGGAAGCCTACAGCATCTTGATTAACATTTTTCTTAACAGCATGCAGAGAATGTGAAATTCTTTTGTGATCCACATATTCATGGTTCCACTTGTATTCTCCTAGGAATCTGGAACCGCAGCTCCTGTCACGATTGCAGGTAAGCTTTCTATAGATAGCAGAAACGTTTTTATTACCTTCGGCAGTGATTATGCCTGAGACCATATTGAGCATGTGGTTTTGTATTGAAGAAGAATATGGCAATTGTAGCATATTTATATAATTGCTGATGTTCTGATTTTGTTCTATTATTATCTCAGGCATAAGTTTTGACCCCCCGTGGAATTGTTTTGTTTTTTAGCAATTCAAAACTACCACATTCGGTCAGCTTATGCTTTAATTTTACCAGTCTACTGGTAATACAATTTTTTACTTTTCACTGCACAACACTAAATGGATAAAATCACAAATGCCAAAACTGAATTCCGACTCAAGCAGTGGAGCAAGATTATCCAAGCCTGCCAAACCAGTGGAATGACAGTTGTCAGTTGGTGCAGCCAGAACAATGTAAAAATTAAATCGTACTACTACTGGCTGCGAAGAATCCGCACCTTGGCGTGTGAGACCGGATCACTTGTACCTCAGAAACCGGAACAAGAAATTGTCCCAGTACCATTTCACCAGACAAAGGTATCTGCAGCAGTCACAATCCACTTGCCTTCTTTTTGTGTTGATATACATGACGGAACTTCCAGAGAAACCATCGAGGCAGTTCTGTCGGCATTGAAAAGCATATGTTAGGCGATATTACAAGGGCAGAAGATATCTACATTGTCTGCGGGTACTCAGACATGAGAAAGTCAATTGATGGATTAGCGGCTATTATCAAAGAGACATTTGGCATGGATCCCTTTTCTCCGAGCCTGTTCCTCTTCTGTGGGAGACGTCGTGATCGTCTCAAAGCTCTCTTCTGGGAAGGAGACGGTTTTGTACTGCTATATAAGCGTCTTGAGAATGGGAACTTTAAATGGCCCCGTACACCGGAGCAAGCAAGACGGCTTACCCAGCAGGAATTCCGGTGGCTGATGGAGGGTCTGACGATAGATCAACCCAAAGCAATACGAAAAGCAAGAACAGGCGAAATCTACTGATAAAAAAGTGCGTAAAAGTATTGATTTTACAGCATTTAAGCTGGATTTTTCAGGTGAAATATGGTACAATTATCTTATGCAAAAGATAAATTTTACAGGGCTTACGCCAGAACAAATTGAATATGTTTCCACTCTGGAAAAAATAGTGGAAAACCAGCAAATCCGTATCAACCAGCTTACAGAGCTTCTTATCAAATCCCAAAAAGCTCTATACGGCCAATCCAGCGAAAAGCGTCGTTATGTTTTAGGAGAAGACAACGATCAAATCTCACTTTTCAACGAAGCAGAGGTCGAAGCGAACAACAAAGCAGAAGAACCTACCGTACAGACAATTGTGGCTGCCCATACCAGAAAACCTAAAAGAACAAAGGAAGAACTGGCACAGACAGTTCCTGTAGTGGAGGTTGTTTGTGACCTTGACGAGGACAAGCGCTCTTGCGGTATTTGCCAGGCTGACCTTAGATATCTGGGCAAGGAGCATGTCAGGGATGAACTTGAGATTATCCCTGCCCAAGTAAGAGTATTGAGATACATTCGTTTTAATTATGTGTGTACCGTCTGCGAGAAGGAAACCGGAGATGCCAACATTGTCAAAGCGCCGGTTCCAGCCCCGGTCATGAAACGCAGCCTTGCTTCTGCCTCAACAGTTGCTTATGTTATGTATCAGAAATATGCCAACGGAATGCCTTTATACCGGCAGGAGAAAGACTGGGCAAATCAGGGGGTGACACTTTCCAGAGCCACCCTGGCAAACTGGATCATACGTCCAAGCCATGAATGGCTTGAACCAATGTACAATGCCATTCATAAGCACTTGATTTCCGAACCCCTGATTCATGCAGACGAAACTGTACTGCAGGTATTAAAAGAACCGGGACGGAAAGCAACGACAGAATCGCGGATGTGGGTCTACACTTCCGGGCGAAGTCCAACCCCGGCTGTTTTATTTGAATACCAACCGACACGATCCGGCCAGCATGCCCGAAGATTTCTTGAGGGTTTTTCGGGTTACCTTCAGACAGATGGCTATAGTGGCTACAATGCAGTGCCTGATGTTATACATTGTGGATGTTGGGCTCATTTACAACGCAAATTCGAAGAAGCAATTCCCCAGGGGGCTGACACTAAGACTTCCAAGGCGGCTATCGGATATGATTATTGTAACCGTCTGTTTGCCATGGACAAGAAATGGGAGGAACTATCCGCTGAAAGGCGGTATGAAGAACGACTTAAAAATATGAAACCCCTTCTTGATGAGTTCTGGGAATGGGTGCAACAACTAAATCCGCTGCCAAACTCCAATCTGGGGAAAGCGATCACATATGCATTGAATCAAAAGGAATCATTGAATCGTTTCCTGTTGGATGGACGAATCGAGCTTTCCAACAATCGAGCCGAAAATGCCATTCGTCCGTATGTCACAGGCAGGAAGAACTGGCTGTTTGCCGACACAACTCGCGGAGCCAAGGCCAGTGCTATTGTCTACAGCATGATAGAAACTGCCAAAGCAAATCAACTTAATCCATATATGTATTTGGTGCATCTACTGACAAATTTACCAAGCTTAAAGGAATTGACGCATGAATCTCTGACACCTTATCTACCGTGGTCACCTGAACTACCCTCCTGGTGCCGTAATGATTCATACAAGGCACCCTAAAATTAAGCGCTTACCTTTAACCCACCTTTATTAACATATTTCTGATTATAACCTTTTATCTTTATAGAATCGTTGCGATAGACTTTTTGTCCACCTGTAAGAACCAACTCACCGTTGACATAAACTTTCCTCATCATAATCCAGCTTAAAGCTTCTTTCTTATCTTTAAATATACATTCACTCAGCAATCTATCTAAAATTGTAACCTTCTTTTCTTCTTTCATTTTATATCCTTCCTTCCGCTTCACTCAAGCCACAAAACGTAATAAACAAGTTTCCTAAGATTTTCTAGATGCTTTGTTTGATATTGCACCTTTAATGTATAGCTCTATAAAAATAAAATTCCTAAATTAGAGCTTGCCATTGGCGGTTATATCATATCAGAACAGGCTGACAAACCAAAGGTTATTAAAAGCATTTTGAAGATTTATAATCTCGGAAAACAGGGCTAGAAAAACTGGTTTATGCGCTCGCTGGTTCCTATCAGCAAGAACTTGACCTAATTCTAATTACTCCAGCATTTAAGAACATCTTCTCTACAATCATAGCTATTTCATGGATTGGTGTTAACACCGAGGCTTTTCCTCCGACGAAGCACTTGCGTTCTTGGGCAGATTTTATACCTGCTAACAATAAAATGTAGGAAAAAATCCTATCGGGTTTTCAAAGCTGGATGCTATATC encodes the following:
- the tnpC gene encoding IS66 family transposase; the protein is MQKINFTGLTPEQIEYVSTLEKIVENQQIRINQLTELLIKSQKALYGQSSEKRRYVLGEDNDQISLFNEAEVEANNKAEEPTVQTIVAAHTRKPKRTKEELAQTVPVVEVVCDLDEDKRSCGICQADLRYLGKEHVRDELEIIPAQVRVLRYIRFNYVCTVCEKETGDANIVKAPVPAPVMKRSLASASTVAYVMYQKYANGMPLYRQEKDWANQGVTLSRATLANWIIRPSHEWLEPMYNAIHKHLISEPLIHADETVLQVLKEPGRKATTESRMWVYTSGRSPTPAVLFEYQPTRSGQHARRFLEGFSGYLQTDGYSGYNAVPDVIHCGCWAHLQRKFEEAIPQGADTKTSKAAIGYDYCNRLFAMDKKWEELSAERRYEERLKNMKPLLDEFWEWVQQLNPLPNSNLGKAITYALNQKESLNRFLLDGRIELSNNRAENAIRPYVTGRKNWLFADTTRGAKASAIVYSMIETAKANQLNPYMYLVHLLTNLPSLKELTHESLTPYLPWSPELPSWCRNDSYKAP
- a CDS encoding IS701 family transposase, which gives rise to MPEIIIEQNQNISNYINMLQLPYSSSIQNHMLNMVSGIITAEGNKNVSAIYRKLTCNRDRSCGSRFLGEYKWNHEYVDHKRISHSLHAVKKNVNQDAVGFLIVDDSLSKKDNSTKKIEGLDYHHSHSDGKTMWSHCIVSSHYKVSEYSLPLNFKLYLRKQFFGKKAKRHFKNKHELAMQLVDEFTPATETTYLLVDAWYTSGKLMLHGLKRGYHTIGRVKSNRVIYPFGIKTSVKGFSTHIRKNETCPVTAGDNKYYVYRYEGKINDLENAVILMCWSKADLSDKPAFIVSTDVSLNTAIILEYYQNRWDIEVSYRYHKNSLGFDEYQVESLTSIKRFWSMIFMAYTFLELFRTSNGKTLKLKTIGDTVGYFRQQYMVEIAKFAYYCAAEGVSLESMISKLGIAA
- the tnpB gene encoding IS66 family insertion sequence element accessory protein TnpB (TnpB, as the term is used for proteins encoded by IS66 family insertion elements, is considered an accessory protein, since TnpC, encoded by a neighboring gene, is a DDE family transposase.), with amino-acid sequence MLGDITRAEDIYIVCGYSDMRKSIDGLAAIIKETFGMDPFSPSLFLFCGRRRDRLKALFWEGDGFVLLYKRLENGNFKWPRTPEQARRLTQQEFRWLMEGLTIDQPKAIRKARTGEIY
- the tnpA gene encoding IS66 family insertion sequence element accessory protein TnpA, which translates into the protein MDKITNAKTEFRLKQWSKIIQACQTSGMTVVSWCSQNNVKIKSYYYWLRRIRTLACETGSLVPQKPEQEIVPVPFHQTKVSAAVTIHLPSFCVDIHDGTSRETIEAVLSALKSIC